TTGCCATTATCGAAAAGCATGGCCAAACTAACGCACGCCAACAGTGAGCCACTGTTCGcggacgacggccacggcgaggCGGCGCTATCGAAACGGCACGATCGCCAACTTTCGCCCCGGGCGACGGACGTCTGCAGGCAGATGGACGCGCGCGAGGATCGAAATGGGAATCCAGCaaacggtgctgctggtcatgatgacgatgatgattcaGGTGAAATGCAGAATGTCTCGGCACTGCAGCGAAAAATCCGCTCACTAACGGTGGACCTGGAAAAAACCGATGCCGAAGCCGATGTACCGCCACCGCAAGCGATTGTGTCGTGCGATGCAAATCAAGAGGACACGTTGCCGTCCACCTCCGTGGTGCTGTTGCGCAGGAATTCCAGCGAACGAATCGATCACTCACGGGATGAGCATaacaccggtggcggtggcaatgCGTTCGTCGATAATTGTGTTGACTTATCCGAGCATCGCAATACGGTCGTTGAGGCGCGCAACCTTTCCATCCGCAATCCGACGCCAGACGGGACGCCCGATCGCCAGCGAcgcagcaggcagcagccgGGGCAGCAGCCGATCTCCTGCTCCAAGCGGAGAAACGActcgaaccggaagcagccgcCACCTGTGTGTGGTGAGGCTCTTTCGGATGGCACTCCGAACCAGTCGACACCGAGCCTGGATCTGGCCGCCGGTAGTTCCGGGTACTCGAGCAAAGTGTCACTGCTGATGGTGTCCCCGGGTACGCCGGTCTTGAGTTCGCGGCCCCTCTCCTCATCGTCCCTGTGCTCGTACTCATCCAGCACCAGTTCCTCCGGATCGGAGGGTCGCCTGGTGGGTGGAAAGTGCAGTGCACCGTCGTACCAGGCGAGCGTCGAAAGTTTGGCCGACCACAGCGAGCCGGAACACCCGCTGAAGGGGGGTGCAGGGCCGGTCGCTAGCAGCGCTAGCGTTCTCGGTGCAGTCGTGGGATTGACCATGTGCGAGCGGGCCGTTCGGGAAATAATCGATTCCGAGAGCAGCTATGTGAAGGATCTTGGTCAAGTGATTAGAGGGTAGGTTGACACGGCCGATACGACGCGGTGGCGCTCCTTATTCTTACGTCTCGCTGTTCCTTTTCTCGCTGTAGCTACCTGGAAGACTGGAAAGAACGGGCCTGTCTGAAGCAGGACCAGCTGAAGGTGTTGTTCAGCAACATTcaggaaatttatgatttcaatttcaagcTACTAAATCGGCTGCACGAAGCCAAAGGCGATCCGATGCGGATTTCCAACTGTTTCATCGATCTGCACGCGGAATTCAGCTGCTATACCAGCTACTGGTAAGCGCCGATGCAGCAATGCAATCAATGCGACAACTCAATGCATTTGTCCGCTCTCCCGCAGCACCAGCTATCCGGAAGCAATTTCCCTGCTCACGACACTGCTGCAGGCAACCCATACGAATGCGCTGCTGGTGTCCACCCAGAAGCTGCTTAAACATACGCTCCCGCTGGGCTCGTATCTACTGAAGCCGGTGCAACGGATTCTGAAGTATCATTTGCTGTTGGATGTAAGTTTCAGGGACGCTCGCAATCCCAATGATTGATAATCATGCCTGATCGCCGCGATCGGGCCATGATAAGTCACTTTCTAGCTTGGGTGTCGGAAGCCCATTAGAGGCTGGACATTCATTCCGCTTCGGCCTCGAGAAGCATGACTCACGCTCAGCGCACCGATTTCAGAATCTCCGGAAGCACTGCAGCCACCAGCAGGTGGTGCTGGCGTACGAGCTGATGAAGCAAGTGGCGCACAACATCGATCAGGTGAAAACGAAGCTCGATCAGCACCGGCTGGTGAAGGAACTGGCCGGCGTGCTGGACGGTTGGCTCGGCCCGGATCTGTCCGTGCTGGGCGATCTGCTGCACGAGGGACGCCTGCTCGAGCAGGGCAAGGCCCGGTTCGTGCTGCTCTTTCAGACGATGCTCATCATCACGAAGCCGAAGGAAGACAAAAGGCTCCAGTTCCGCGCCTACATACCGGTACTTGTTGGCCGACCTTTGTCGCGGTGCCGCCATTCGCTGTCGCCTCTAATGTCCACCGCCCTTTGCGTTTTGCAGTGTAAGAACCTGATGCTGGTGGAGCATTTGCCGGGCGAGCCGGCCAGCTTCAATGTGATTCCGTTTGACGATCCGAAGGGCGTGATGAAGCTTACGGCACGGCACCGCGAGGAGAAGCGGCTTTGGACGCAGCAAATCAAACAGGCCATGCTCGAGCACTACGATATTCCGAAGCGTGCCAAGgaactggtgctgctgttgggcgaTGAAGATGGTAACACACCTTACCTGTGACCGCTATACTacggtggccatcatcgtTTGACATccttttcccctttttgtCGCTCTTCCAGAACGCTTCACAGACAAACCGTACTGGAAGCGGCCCACCAACAATTCGCCCGTGCCCGAGTACCTGGAACGGCGCCAGCAGTTCCGGCGCAGCGAGATGCGGATGCGCTCGAAGAAGAATTTGCTCAAAAAAGATTCCGCTACATCGCTCGGTGGCGCTGTGGGAAGCCAGCAGCCTCGTGGCGCTCTATCGACACCATCGTTCCGGTCTTATTCGAGTGAGTTTGAATGTGCCCCCGCTGGCCACGAAGCTACGACGGTCGTCACTGGTGGGGAGCAGCCAACCGTTGCCACGAAGGGCAAAGCACCGGATGAGTGCAAGTGCGATGCGGTCAAAAAGCAGTTGCAGGAAGAGATAAAacaccaccggccggagaAGGGCTCAAAGGGCGGGCCGATTAAACCGCCACGGCACCGCACGGACTCGGTCAACGTtgaagaggaagaggaggagctgttgctgttaaAGTCCCTGAACGAGCGCCGGAAGCTGACCAATCCGATGCGCCGCAACAGTAAGGTGTCGAAGGAAAGCCTGGCGGTGATCAAGGCCTACAATAGCACCATGATTCCGAAGCGCATCAGTGAGATGCGCAAACGCAGACCAAAGACACTGACCGGCAGCTCCACGTTTTACACCGATTTGGATTTTACAGAGGATGCCACGGACAcagccagcaccagcagcgctGCGCCGGATGTGTTGCCATTGTGCCACGAGTCGGAAACTACGACGCCGGACGACGATCTGGCAAAGGGTGGCCCCACAGGAAGAATGCCGCAGACGACGACCGCCTCGgcgtcgccaccaccgtcaggtGACGTTAAAAAACTTCTTCGTGAGCACAGTGCGCCCCCGGCCGTGTCCGTGGCAAAAGCGATGGCCCCCGGTACggtgcggcagcagcagcatatgAAGGACTCGGAGATCATCTCCAAGCTACTGTTGGACGTGGAACAGTTCAACAAAATGTTCCACaagcaaccgaaaaagaagTCTTCGTCCGACACGGTCTCCTTGCGCCGCCATGGGTCCGTCGGCGAGAGGAAGCCGGAACCGCCCAGCACGGAGCCACCGTGTGAGGAAGATGGCAATAGCAGAGTATCTTCCGCTCCGGTGGCAATTCAGCGTAGCGTGTCCGAACCGgcgcaaccggaagcggaaccgaTCTACGAATCTTTACTACGGAACGTACACGTCCCCTATAAGTATGCTCCTGCGGCACTGGCCAGACACTCGTTGCCGTGTGGTGAAACCGGCGGCAACGTCCCGGATTCGATTCTACCACCGAGAGCAGGTGTGCaatccgcagcagcagcagcagccgccggtaCGGCAAGAACCCGTCCGGAATCGGATTACGTTACGTTGGCCTACTCGGAACTCGGCTTGCTCCAGGGAATCGCCCCAGCGGAGGGTGATCATCTCGAAGCGGCGGAGTGTGGGGAGAAGGAACGAACCACTGCGGGTCAGCTGTTGCGCAGCAGTGACACCAACATCAGCTACCATCGAGAAGTGGTGACTGCCACCGAGCCACTCCGGTCTGGCACCGAAGAGGAGGAACGGCATGCTATCGATGGCGTACCGTCCGACACTCGATCGGAGATTGTCCATTCCTACGAAGAGCCGCTGCCGGCGAAGGCACTCGAGCGGCAGGGCAGCCTCAGTATGAAGGGTAGCGCCGGTGGGCAAAAGAGCATCCTGCAGCGATTCATTTCACTGCACACGTCTCCGACGGCGTCGTGCGGTAGCGATAGTAATCTGCTGCGCTTCCCTCCCCTCCACCGGAAGCTGTCCGAGCCGAacgcgggcgggcggtcgacGGGCGAAATGGGATCGCTCGGACACATCTACAAGCAGGGTAGCATGGATTTGGGTTCCCGCATTGCGCACCTAGACTATGCCGATCCGCGGACCCTGTTCCCCACGCAACCCTGCACCTCGCCAGCCACGCTGGCGAGCGCTGGGAATGTCCTTATCAACCGGGTATCGATGCAATCGGTGTCGTACAATGCGCTGGCTTCCGGGGAGCAACAGCGGGACTCGATGCTGGCTTCCAGCTCGTCGTCCAGCGACAGCGTGTGCGAGGACCAACAACCGGTGCTCGCTCTGAGCGAacggcacgacgacgaggacgacgaaaacTGCTGTTTCTACGAGCGCACCGTGGAGGAGTGTCTCGAGCACGACTTTCGAGACTCGGCCGTGTACAGCGGTGACGACAACGATCGGCGAACCGGCGCCGGCGGACACGCGTTCTACGAAACGCCGTCCGATTCGTTCCTAAAGCCCCCGCCGCCGTCCCCGCAAGGCACCTTCAGCGGACATCCGCCGCCTATTCCGGCCAAACCAAGCCACCTCGGACTCGGTCGCACAAAGTATCGACTAGAGTCGGGCGTTGCCGCGGTCCAGGCGAGCTCGGACCCTTCTGCTCCTTCCATCAATCCGaaacccagcagcagccgcggtTGGGTGCTTCAGCAAGTCAGACGCTTTCAGTGAAGAGGCCGCTGCAGAGCAGCGTGCGCCGCGCTGGTAAGCATTAACTCAACTTCCTTTACGTCCCCCCGTTAGTGTTTATTTTGCCATTCAGCATTTTAGTGAGCCGTTACGTGTGTGGTgattactactactactgatCGACTGCGATCTTGTAGCCaaagaaaacgagagaaagagctatcggtcggtcgaaagGGCAGTACGGTACGGGGAATAGTATATCATGTATCTCTCTCGGATCAGTACTGTATTTGCGTGTGCGTGGATCCGCTATCCACCGTCATCGTGCAAACCAACTCCCCCTAGTGAATTAATTAGTAAAATTAATCCCCTACTACACAAAGTGGAATCACCCAATCCCCAATCGCCCAGGCAGTCCCGTGATGCTAAAAGCTAACAAATGCCTGTTCCCTAGCAGAGCGCCGCCATCGAAGGACTTCCCCACAGGcggaggaagaaagagagagggagagtttTAGATTAGGTTAGTGGCAAAAAGTGGCAAATTCCTCCGCATCGCAAAACATACGTTTTGCGGGATCGTTGGACCCTAGCACACGGtatttatgttgttgtttaagattatttgtttgaaaactcTATCCACCCCGAATGGCCCGGCACATATCTAGAGAGTGTAGCGTATTTCTGtgaatttttttgaaaataaacgGAATAAGTTTTAAATTGCGACGTCGGAGGCAACGTCCCCCaacgttccgtttctttctttttcagcCTCCCCCCACCGACGAGAAGTGTCACTTAAAGCGGCCACTACGGAGCGATGTGAACACCGTACGAGAACCGAAAACAGATGCGATCCTACATGGTTTAGATTTTTTCATATTGATCTTTATATTAAC
The nucleotide sequence above comes from Anopheles bellator chromosome 1, idAnoBellAS_SP24_06.2, whole genome shotgun sequence. Encoded proteins:
- the LOC131215927 gene encoding uncharacterized protein LOC131215927; amino-acid sequence: MDIESDGSERWEDFFGSSTDIGPSVLGYLDTLAENFSEEAKQLVEQSLVNNGTAADSPLLAANSVAGSRVMTKDKVTVGSCATTAAAGRSAGNEATGSIVPKPRRATKAAAAPSPLTKSLSPPRTAGQHRFCWNPSPTVQRLVANELTGAEETQLECSRHAQPAVRKHAPAAAVAGVSCHKNLPLSKSMAKLTHANSEPLFADDGHGEAALSKRHDRQLSPRATDVCRQMDAREDRNGNPANGAAGHDDDDDSGEMQNVSALQRKIRSLTVDLEKTDAEADVPPPQAIVSCDANQEDTLPSTSVVLLRRNSSERIDHSRDEHNTGGGGNAFVDNCVDLSEHRNTVVEARNLSIRNPTPDGTPDRQRRSRQQPGQQPISCSKRRNDSNRKQPPPVCGEALSDGTPNQSTPSLDLAAGSSGYSSKVSLLMVSPGTPVLSSRPLSSSSLCSYSSSTSSSGSEGRLVGGKCSAPSYQASVESLADHSEPEHPLKGGAGPVASSASVLGAVVGLTMCERAVREIIDSESSYVKDLGQVIRGYLEDWKERACLKQDQLKVLFSNIQEIYDFNFKLLNRLHEAKGDPMRISNCFIDLHAEFSCYTSYCTSYPEAISLLTTLLQATHTNALLVSTQKLLKHTLPLGSYLLKPVQRILKYHLLLDNLRKHCSHQQVVLAYELMKQVAHNIDQVKTKLDQHRLVKELAGVLDGWLGPDLSVLGDLLHEGRLLEQGKARFVLLFQTMLIITKPKEDKRLQFRAYIPCKNLMLVEHLPGEPASFNVIPFDDPKGVMKLTARHREEKRLWTQQIKQAMLEHYDIPKRAKELVLLLGDEDERFTDKPYWKRPTNNSPVPEYLERRQQFRRSEMRMRSKKNLLKKDSATSLGGAVGSQQPRGALSTPSFRSYSSEFECAPAGHEATTVVTGGEQPTVATKGKAPDECKCDAVKKQLQEEIKHHRPEKGSKGGPIKPPRHRTDSVNVEEEEEELLLLKSLNERRKLTNPMRRNSKVSKESLAVIKAYNSTMIPKRISEMRKRRPKTLTGSSTFYTDLDFTEDATDTASTSSAAPDVLPLCHESETTTPDDDLAKGGPTGRMPQTTTASASPPPSGDQQHMKDSEIISKLLLDVEQFNKMFHKQPKKKSSSDTVSLRRHGSVGERKPEPPSTEPPCEEDGNSRVSSAPVAIQRSVSEPAQPEAEPIYESLLRNVHVPYKYAPAALARHSLPCGETGGNVPDSILPPRAGVQSAAAAAAAGTARTRPESDYVTLAYSELGLLQGIAPAEGDHLEAAECGEKERTTAGQLLRSSDTNISYHREVVTATEPLRSGTEEEERHAIDGVPSDTRSEIVHSYEEPLPAKALERQGSLSMKGSAGGQKSILQRFISLHTSPTASCGSDSNLLRFPPLHRKLSEPNAGGRSTGEMGSLGHIYKQGSMDLGSRIAHLDYADPRTLFPTQPCTSPATLASAGNVLINRVSMQSVSYNALASGEQQRDSMLASSSSSSDSVCEDQQPVLALSERHDDEDDENCCFYERTVEECLEHDFRDSAVYSGDDNDRRTGAGGHAFYETPSDSFLKPPPPSPQGTFSGHPPPIPAKPSHLGLGRTKYRLESGVAAVQASSDPSAPSINPKPSSSRGWVLQQVRRFQ